The following are from one region of the Candidatus Bathyarchaeia archaeon genome:
- a CDS encoding transglutaminase domain-containing protein: protein MIPALLRRPKVLALVIVMAILLSLSIPIWSPTPPKAVIQPARGAPLFAYATPDPEVLRFGESSTVRLEVFNVGDSPVEIRGVEIFWHGDPAISGIEVIDAFPKILPPKGNLTVHVIVRTSKGGAAPEGGRALIARILGPDVSCPIHLWLVKRRGELKAEAQVAFRAGRLFLNVTIENVGDGPASGPSPSIFPPEAFELVQIPSPSSWELGAGERATLMFELRNSTALSKGLWEIPILIEYGVMAEDSNIIAERVMRCAAKFNVDSGDASIAFRSYGSSRWEIRYRIKVGPSLGQSEASLRLRLPPNNAHQEVISESFDPAPDRFEADRFGNRVAAWAMGRFDGDFEVGYRAIVIAKWIRTRPPLDGLMALGSNWGSLLAPEPMIESGSEEIRATADGFNGTDVFDLAARIFEFVQRGIKYVPHSPEKWFAREPMGQGALMTLRTKFGICTDKADLLVALYRAKGLPARRSIGAVAGGFPTSGQGHAWVEVWIPGCGFVPCDPTNELSFGEISQREVCLYYGQGLSVMPAEIEGGSARVSFEMSIGEPGSGPGAIIPIYILLAMPWAMALAFAILLISKRLV, encoded by the coding sequence GTGATCCCCGCATTGCTCCGCAGGCCCAAGGTGCTAGCCCTTGTTATCGTAATGGCGATTCTTCTATCCCTCTCAATACCGATTTGGTCCCCCACCCCACCCAAAGCGGTGATTCAGCCCGCTAGGGGGGCACCGCTCTTCGCCTATGCCACGCCGGATCCGGAGGTCCTTAGGTTCGGGGAATCCTCGACCGTTAGGTTGGAGGTCTTCAATGTCGGGGATTCCCCAGTGGAGATAAGGGGCGTGGAGATATTTTGGCATGGGGATCCCGCAATATCGGGCATCGAGGTGATCGATGCCTTCCCAAAGATTTTGCCACCAAAGGGAAACTTGACGGTCCATGTCATCGTCAGAACCTCGAAGGGAGGGGCCGCCCCGGAGGGGGGAAGGGCGTTAATTGCTAGGATCCTCGGCCCGGATGTGAGCTGCCCCATACATCTTTGGCTGGTTAAAAGGAGGGGGGAGCTCAAGGCCGAGGCGCAGGTCGCGTTTAGGGCCGGTAGGTTGTTCTTGAACGTTACCATTGAGAACGTTGGCGATGGGCCGGCCTCGGGTCCATCGCCCTCGATCTTCCCGCCGGAGGCGTTCGAGCTTGTCCAAATCCCAAGCCCCTCAAGTTGGGAATTGGGGGCCGGGGAGAGGGCAACGCTCATGTTCGAATTGAGGAACTCTACGGCCCTATCCAAGGGTCTCTGGGAGATCCCGATTTTGATCGAATATGGCGTTATGGCAGAGGATTCCAACATCATCGCCGAAAGGGTTATGCGATGCGCAGCGAAGTTCAATGTGGATTCCGGCGATGCCTCCATTGCTTTCCGATCCTATGGGAGCTCTAGATGGGAAATTCGATACAGGATTAAGGTGGGGCCAAGCTTGGGCCAAAGCGAGGCCTCCCTTAGGTTGAGGTTGCCTCCGAACAACGCGCATCAGGAAGTGATCTCCGAGAGCTTTGATCCAGCGCCCGATCGCTTCGAGGCGGACCGCTTTGGGAATAGGGTAGCTGCTTGGGCAATGGGCCGCTTCGATGGCGACTTCGAGGTGGGCTATAGGGCGATTGTGATCGCGAAATGGATCAGGACAAGGCCCCCGCTCGATGGATTAATGGCCTTGGGCAGTAATTGGGGCTCCCTTCTCGCGCCGGAGCCTATGATAGAGAGCGGATCGGAGGAGATTAGGGCGACGGCCGATGGCTTCAATGGAACGGATGTCTTCGATCTGGCGGCGAGGATCTTCGAGTTCGTTCAAAGGGGCATCAAATACGTCCCCCATAGCCCGGAGAAGTGGTTCGCGAGGGAGCCGATGGGCCAAGGCGCTCTCATGACCCTCAGGACCAAGTTCGGGATATGCACCGATAAGGCCGATCTCCTCGTGGCCCTTTATAGGGCCAAGGGCCTTCCCGCTAGGAGAAGTATCGGAGCCGTGGCCGGGGGCTTCCCGACGTCGGGGCAGGGCCATGCATGGGTCGAGGTCTGGATCCCAGGTTGCGGGTTCGTGCCCTGCGATCCAACCAATGAGCTCTCCTTTGGGGAGATCTCCCAAAGGGAGGTTTGCCTCTATTATGGCCAAGGGCTGAGCGTGATGCCCGCCGAGATCGAAGGGGGATCGGCGAGGGTGAGCTTTGAGATGAGCATAGGGGAGCCTGGATCCGGGCCTGGGGCGATTATCCCAATATACATTCTCCTAGCGATGCCTTGGGCCATGGCGCTTGCCTTCGCGATCCTTCTGATTTCAAAACGGCTAGTTTAA
- a CDS encoding DNA-binding protein: MSEDFQLALGRASRIAVFRVEPDRDLLQAIRKIAERSGIRTGLIISAVGSLKRARLRNMKVFPRELPVRDEHRSFVDVDGPLEILSLSGNLLRGEKGEVTVHAHIAVSKVDEGGIKVLGGHLVEGNITYLMVEIAIAEVEDVDIVRAVHPERKGLELTLRRPSWGMPPYV; the protein is encoded by the coding sequence TTGTCGGAGGATTTCCAGTTGGCCCTCGGGAGGGCCTCGAGGATCGCCGTCTTCCGCGTGGAGCCCGATAGAGATCTGCTCCAAGCCATAAGGAAGATCGCCGAGCGATCCGGCATAAGGACCGGTTTGATAATCTCAGCCGTCGGTAGCCTTAAGCGGGCGAGGTTGAGGAACATGAAAGTCTTCCCGAGGGAGCTCCCCGTTAGGGATGAGCATAGGTCGTTCGTCGACGTGGATGGCCCATTGGAGATACTCTCCCTTTCCGGCAACTTGCTCAGAGGGGAGAAGGGGGAGGTCACCGTGCATGCGCATATAGCGGTTTCCAAGGTCGATGAGGGAGGGATAAAGGTCCTCGGCGGGCACTTGGTTGAGGGCAACATCACATATCTCATGGTCGAAATCGCGATAGCCGAGGTGGAGGACGTCGATATCGTAAGGGCCGTCCACCCGGAGAGGAAGGGGTTGGAGTTGACGTTAAGGAGGCCTTCATGGGGGATGCCGCCTTACGTATGA
- a CDS encoding 3-hydroxyacyl-CoA dehydrogenase NAD-binding domain-containing protein has product MRAGRAACVGSGLIGSGWAVVFASKGLEVCLHDISESKLKGALSVVREKLEFLARNRLIAGRVERLVERVSISTDLKEAVEDADYIQESVPEDYGTKRRAFAEISKWAPRDAIIASSTSALLISKIQRAAKGPERCLTAHPWNPVYLIPLVELVPGELTSKSTVEAARGFMEGLGKVPVVLKRDVPGHLANRLQAAILREAMDLVDRGIATIEDVDKAVRFGPGLRWALMGPFMIFHLAGGEGGIRRSFDILGPSYELRWKSMRSWTSIPSSARRRVLRQMKALLKSEGLGGLPERRDEALVKLLRALGI; this is encoded by the coding sequence ATGAGGGCCGGTAGGGCGGCCTGCGTAGGTTCTGGGTTAATAGGGAGCGGCTGGGCCGTAGTATTCGCATCCAAGGGCTTGGAAGTATGCCTCCACGATATAAGCGAGTCCAAGTTGAAGGGGGCCCTCTCCGTTGTAAGGGAGAAACTCGAGTTCCTCGCTAGGAATCGATTGATCGCCGGAAGGGTTGAGAGGCTCGTTGAAAGGGTTTCGATCTCGACCGATCTTAAGGAGGCGGTCGAGGATGCGGACTACATACAGGAGTCCGTCCCGGAGGATTATGGCACGAAGAGGAGGGCCTTCGCCGAGATAAGCAAGTGGGCCCCAAGGGATGCGATAATAGCGAGCAGCACCTCCGCGCTCCTGATAAGCAAGATCCAAAGGGCCGCGAAAGGACCAGAAAGATGCTTGACCGCGCATCCTTGGAATCCCGTGTACTTGATACCCTTGGTTGAGCTTGTGCCTGGGGAGTTGACGTCCAAATCCACGGTTGAGGCGGCGCGGGGATTCATGGAGGGCTTGGGGAAGGTGCCCGTGGTATTGAAGAGGGATGTCCCCGGCCATCTCGCCAATAGGCTACAGGCGGCCATCCTAAGGGAGGCCATGGATTTGGTTGATAGGGGGATCGCCACCATTGAGGACGTGGATAAGGCCGTCAGGTTCGGCCCGGGTTTGAGGTGGGCCCTAATGGGGCCATTCATGATCTTCCATTTGGCCGGAGGGGAAGGGGGGATTAGGCGATCCTTCGATATCCTCGGGCCCTCCTATGAGCTAAGGTGGAAGAGCATGCGATCTTGGACCTCCATTCCCTCATCCGCGCGGAGGAGGGTCCTCCGCCAAATGAAAGCGTTGCTAAAGAGCGAGGGGCTAGGAGGCCTCCCTGAGCGCAGGGATGAGGCATTGGTCAAGCTCTTGAGGGCATTAGGGATCTAA
- a CDS encoding 4Fe-4S binding protein, whose product MPIDPDFMNKLKPSGEHNGHKVWGEVDPPTKLGIHGTNVAVDQDLCNGDGVCVSVCPVSVFEMIDTPGHPLSDKKSDPIREADCIACLACEASCPTQAIKITPK is encoded by the coding sequence ATGCCGATAGATCCAGATTTCATGAATAAATTGAAGCCATCCGGAGAGCACAATGGCCATAAGGTTTGGGGGGAGGTCGATCCACCAACGAAGCTCGGGATACATGGGACAAATGTGGCCGTGGATCAAGACCTTTGCAATGGCGATGGGGTATGCGTCAGCGTTTGTCCGGTCAGCGTCTTCGAGATGATCGATACGCCGGGGCATCCCCTATCGGATAAGAAGTCCGATCCCATCAGGGAGGCGGACTGCATCGCTTGCCTAGCCTGCGAGGCCTCCTGTCCAACCCAAGCCATAAAGATAACCCCCAAGTAA
- a CDS encoding alanine--glyoxylate aminotransferase family protein, which translates to MRYGELNPPNRILLGPGPSNVHPIVLRAMSSPLVGHLDPYFMELMDEVMELLREIFVTKNKVCFPISGTGMAGMEAAIVNLVQPGDEVIVGSNGFFGQRMAEIVRRCQGKPIEVFEEWGRAINPEKVEEALSNSKANLVCVVHAETSTGVLQPLDRIARIARAHNALLLVDAVTSLSGCELKIDEMGIDVCYSGSQKCLNCPPGLAPITFNERAMERVRNRRTKVQSWYLDVSLIEQYWSEGRAYHHTAPISMIYALREALRIVVEEGLEARWARHRRNQEALIRGIEEMGLEMFPPKDRCPTLNAISVPEGVEDAMVRKFLLDRFNMEIGSGLGPLKGRIWRVGLMGINSSEQNVILFLGALERALRAAGFRVKGSGAKAAIEIYGERG; encoded by the coding sequence ATGCGTTACGGAGAGTTAAACCCCCCAAATAGGATATTGTTGGGCCCGGGGCCTAGCAATGTTCACCCAATAGTCCTAAGGGCGATGAGTTCCCCCTTGGTCGGGCATTTGGACCCTTATTTCATGGAGCTCATGGATGAAGTCATGGAGCTGCTCAGGGAGATCTTCGTGACCAAGAACAAGGTGTGCTTCCCAATATCCGGAACGGGCATGGCCGGGATGGAAGCCGCGATCGTCAACTTGGTTCAGCCGGGGGATGAGGTGATCGTAGGGTCCAATGGATTCTTCGGGCAGCGGATGGCGGAGATCGTTCGAAGGTGCCAAGGCAAGCCCATAGAGGTTTTCGAGGAATGGGGTAGGGCAATAAACCCTGAGAAGGTGGAGGAGGCCCTTTCCAACTCCAAGGCCAACTTGGTCTGTGTGGTGCATGCCGAAACCAGCACCGGCGTCCTCCAACCCCTAGACAGGATAGCTAGGATTGCTCGCGCGCATAATGCCCTGCTCCTAGTGGATGCGGTCACCTCGCTAAGCGGATGTGAGCTGAAGATCGATGAGATGGGCATCGATGTCTGCTATAGCGGCTCGCAGAAATGTCTCAATTGCCCACCCGGGCTGGCCCCGATAACGTTCAACGAAAGGGCCATGGAGCGCGTTCGGAACCGGAGGACTAAGGTGCAGAGCTGGTACCTCGACGTTTCGCTCATAGAGCAGTATTGGTCCGAGGGAAGGGCTTATCATCATACAGCGCCGATCTCCATGATCTACGCGCTTCGGGAGGCCCTCAGGATCGTTGTGGAGGAGGGGCTTGAGGCACGATGGGCTAGGCATAGGAGGAACCAAGAGGCCCTGATCCGCGGGATCGAGGAGATGGGGCTCGAGATGTTTCCACCGAAGGATAGGTGCCCCACGCTGAACGCAATCTCGGTTCCGGAGGGGGTCGAGGATGCCATGGTGAGGAAGTTCCTGCTGGATCGATTCAATATGGAGATCGGCAGCGGGCTCGGGCCCCTTAAGGGGAGGATCTGGCGCGTCGGGCTGATGGGGATCAATTCCAGCGAGCAAAACGTGATACTATTCCTAGGGGCCTTGGAGAGGGCCTTAAGGGCCGCGGGTTTCCGCGTCAAGGGCTCCGGGGCGAAGGCCGCCATCGAGATCTATGGCGAGCGGGGGTAA
- the asd gene encoding aspartate-semialdehyde dehydrogenase, whose product MKKMGVALIGAASRTVFGMAGQKLALMLQNHPWFDIAAIVADSPDQVGKRYGEVSKWFWDEDMPRSLADMTILPADPKEVKRAADVGLAFSALLPNLSQEIDPKFAKAGIPVVSDSPGFRFEEDVPLFVPEINPEHLKVIEAQKSRRGWEGFIVSGPVCTVTIIALSLKPLHDAFGLRNLFITTLQALSGAGYEGVPSMAIVDNMIPFIGKEEEKVENETPKIFGSVVDGRIIPSKMRISSTCTRIGVIHGHTACVFAETEKPITVEEAAKAFRDFQAEPQRLGLPSAPRNPIIVREEMDRPQPRLDRDSNANGMGVVVGRIRRDGVFERGIKYIVLGHNNVRGTAGNTLLCGEYLYKKGFVG is encoded by the coding sequence ATGAAGAAGATGGGTGTAGCCCTAATCGGTGCCGCCTCCCGTACCGTTTTCGGGATGGCGGGACAGAAGCTGGCGCTCATGCTTCAAAATCACCCGTGGTTCGATATCGCCGCCATAGTGGCCGATTCCCCGGACCAAGTCGGGAAGAGATATGGGGAGGTGAGCAAATGGTTCTGGGACGAGGATATGCCTCGCTCTCTCGCTGACATGACAATATTGCCGGCCGATCCCAAGGAGGTCAAGAGGGCGGCGGATGTTGGTCTGGCGTTCTCGGCCCTGTTGCCGAATCTCTCCCAAGAGATCGATCCCAAGTTCGCCAAGGCAGGCATCCCCGTCGTAAGCGATTCCCCGGGCTTCAGGTTTGAGGAAGATGTCCCGCTCTTCGTGCCCGAGATAAACCCAGAGCACCTGAAGGTCATAGAGGCTCAAAAATCGAGGCGCGGCTGGGAGGGATTTATAGTGAGTGGCCCCGTCTGTACGGTCACGATAATCGCGCTATCCCTTAAGCCGCTTCATGATGCCTTCGGATTGAGGAACCTATTCATAACCACCCTCCAAGCCCTATCCGGAGCCGGGTATGAAGGGGTTCCCTCCATGGCCATCGTGGACAATATGATACCGTTCATAGGAAAGGAGGAGGAGAAGGTTGAGAATGAAACGCCGAAGATCTTTGGAAGCGTTGTTGATGGAAGGATAATTCCATCCAAGATGAGGATAAGCTCCACTTGCACTAGGATCGGGGTCATACATGGACATACGGCTTGTGTGTTCGCTGAAACGGAGAAGCCCATTACTGTGGAAGAGGCCGCCAAGGCCTTCAGGGATTTCCAAGCGGAGCCGCAGAGGCTCGGGCTACCTTCGGCCCCAAGGAATCCGATAATCGTCAGGGAGGAGATGGATAGGCCTCAGCCAAGGCTGGACAGGGATTCGAACGCAAATGGCATGGGCGTGGTCGTGGGGAGGATAAGGAGGGATGGAGTATTCGAGAGGGGGATAAAATACATCGTGCTCGGCCATAATAACGTTAGAGGGACCGCTGGGAACACCCTTCTCTGCGGCGAGTACCTATATAAGAAGGGCTTCGTGGGGTAG
- a CDS encoding DNA-binding protein — translation MSGKIDEVIVAVVEAGSDIRSAIEEVAKKEGLASGIVLSGIGTLKRAVLRNPKTDSIPPEVSLIEIDGPVELLSLEGNISIGIPEGPDARGGESINVHLHAIVSNKEGRTFGGSVASGNIVWRQVELVIARISGIALRRELEQKTKLTRLVLRKT, via the coding sequence ATGAGCGGGAAAATCGATGAAGTGATTGTAGCGGTGGTGGAGGCCGGGAGCGACATCAGATCTGCAATAGAGGAGGTTGCGAAGAAGGAGGGCCTCGCCTCGGGGATCGTACTTTCCGGAATAGGTACCTTAAAGAGGGCAGTACTCAGGAATCCAAAGACGGATTCGATTCCCCCGGAGGTCTCGTTGATCGAAATAGATGGGCCGGTGGAACTGCTATCCTTGGAGGGCAATATATCGATTGGAATCCCCGAGGGGCCGGACGCTAGGGGAGGGGAGTCCATAAACGTACATCTGCATGCGATCGTTTCTAATAAAGAGGGGCGAACCTTCGGCGGATCCGTGGCATCTGGGAACATCGTTTGGAGGCAAGTTGAGCTCGTGATCGCAAGAATAAGTGGCATTGCGCTGAGGAGGGAGCTTGAACAGAAGACCAAATTAACGAGGTTGGTCCTAAGGAAAACTTAA
- a CDS encoding TRAP transporter permease, protein MISKDGLVQYIVGIVGLGMSLFHLITGAIGTLDVLLQRSLHLLFALVLVFLTRPSSKKSKGGPSIMDALLVLASIASCGYVAINYWTITTRYVLSTPLSLWDALFGLLLILLVIEAARRALGPILATIPAIFLIYAWAGPWLPDILWHRGFTPLQIIDFMTLGFSGIWGLPIAVSSTYIVLFIILGTFLERSGAGQFIIDICNIIVGRSRGGPAKLAVLSSAAFGSISGSAVANVYGTGMFTIPMMKRIGYKPAFAGAVEAAASTGGQIMPPVMGAAAFIMAEIMGVPYIEVAKAAFLPAVLYFLSVGLMVHFEAVKRGLKGIPKEEVPKFKETIGYAYQIVPLVFLIALLVSGYSIFRAVFYSILVALFVSTFRKRSRMGPKAILSALIIAARRAASIAIACAASGLIIGTLLLTGVGFNFTTLVMQFSGQQPIIGLLLVMIACIILGTGLPTTVAYIIVAAIGVPALVNLGVPPMAAHMFAFYYAVISMVTPPDALSAYAGAEIAGADFLETAMIAMKLSVVAFLAPFMFAFSPQLLLIGPINEVLIAFITALIGTVALAAGVEGWLLTRANVVERILLVAAALGLIHYGLYTDLIGMGLFAAVFIIQMLKSKLSTYTVPAEGEILPSGALERIFRRALRGLRRPKDVAEEMEKEG, encoded by the coding sequence TTGATATCGAAGGATGGTCTGGTACAGTATATCGTTGGGATTGTGGGCTTGGGGATGAGCTTATTCCATCTAATAACTGGCGCCATAGGGACTTTGGACGTCTTGCTTCAGAGGTCGTTACACCTGCTGTTCGCCTTAGTTTTGGTATTCCTAACTCGCCCATCCTCCAAGAAGTCTAAAGGGGGCCCCTCCATTATGGATGCCCTCCTAGTCCTCGCATCGATTGCTTCATGCGGCTATGTGGCCATAAATTACTGGACCATAACCACCAGATACGTCCTATCCACGCCCCTCAGCCTTTGGGACGCCCTATTCGGCCTTTTGCTAATACTCTTGGTTATAGAGGCTGCTAGGCGGGCCCTCGGCCCGATCCTAGCCACGATACCAGCGATCTTCCTCATATACGCATGGGCAGGCCCTTGGTTGCCCGATATATTATGGCATAGGGGCTTCACGCCCTTGCAGATAATCGATTTCATGACCTTGGGTTTTTCAGGGATATGGGGTTTGCCAATCGCCGTATCCTCCACCTACATAGTTCTATTCATAATTCTCGGTACCTTCTTGGAAAGGTCCGGAGCGGGTCAGTTCATAATAGATATTTGCAATATAATCGTGGGGCGATCTAGGGGGGGACCGGCGAAACTAGCCGTCCTATCCAGCGCGGCCTTTGGGAGCATATCGGGCAGCGCAGTCGCGAATGTATATGGAACCGGCATGTTCACGATCCCGATGATGAAGAGGATCGGATATAAGCCCGCCTTCGCCGGAGCCGTTGAGGCTGCGGCGAGCACTGGCGGGCAGATAATGCCGCCGGTCATGGGGGCCGCGGCATTCATAATGGCTGAGATAATGGGCGTCCCGTACATAGAGGTTGCCAAGGCGGCCTTCCTGCCAGCAGTGTTGTACTTCTTATCCGTGGGATTGATGGTCCATTTCGAAGCGGTGAAGAGAGGGCTTAAGGGAATCCCCAAAGAGGAGGTCCCGAAATTTAAGGAAACCATCGGATATGCTTATCAAATCGTGCCATTGGTTTTCCTAATCGCGCTCTTAGTGAGCGGCTATTCCATATTTCGAGCCGTATTCTATAGCATATTGGTCGCCCTCTTCGTCAGCACATTCAGGAAGAGGTCTAGGATGGGGCCCAAGGCAATACTTAGCGCTTTGATCATAGCCGCCAGAAGGGCCGCCAGCATAGCGATAGCTTGCGCAGCTTCGGGATTAATCATCGGCACTTTATTGTTAACGGGCGTAGGATTCAATTTCACCACGCTCGTCATGCAGTTCTCCGGGCAACAACCAATAATCGGTTTGCTTTTGGTCATGATAGCTTGTATAATCTTGGGAACCGGGTTGCCGACCACCGTCGCCTACATAATCGTAGCCGCCATAGGGGTCCCAGCGCTCGTAAACCTTGGAGTGCCGCCCATGGCGGCGCATATGTTCGCGTTTTACTATGCGGTCATATCCATGGTGACCCCTCCCGATGCCCTCTCGGCGTACGCCGGAGCCGAGATCGCTGGAGCCGACTTCCTAGAAACGGCGATGATAGCGATGAAGCTGAGCGTGGTGGCCTTCCTCGCTCCTTTCATGTTCGCGTTTTCCCCACAGCTATTGCTCATCGGCCCGATCAACGAGGTCCTCATAGCCTTTATCACTGCGTTAATAGGAACCGTTGCATTAGCTGCTGGGGTCGAGGGATGGCTTTTAACAAGGGCCAACGTTGTTGAAAGAATCCTCCTAGTGGCCGCCGCATTGGGCTTGATCCATTATGGGTTATATACGGACCTCATCGGGATGGGATTATTTGCGGCCGTGTTCATAATACAAATGCTCAAGTCCAAGCTATCGACTTACACGGTTCCTGCTGAGGGGGAGATTCTGCCGAGCGGAGCGCTTGAGAGGATTTTCAGAAGGGCCTTAAGGGGACTTCGGAGGCCCAAGGATGTCGCGGAGGAGATGGAAAAGGAGGGTTAA
- a CDS encoding TAXI family TRAP transporter solute-binding subunit, translating into MGFFNKSAITKAQGIAIVVIILVAAIAIGAYYATAPKPGPKPLKITISAGPSGGMWYILCGKLSDMLKEDYPGSLITVMEGGGLANLERVNDGTADFGTTMAHYYKQALEGPWDPDRKDQPLAKQLPNLRVIARFSPIRHLFWVVDESPLKSIEQIKEQKYPLKIASSPWGSTPVWAMKRTLEAYGITLKDIEGWGGKIFPVAYSQAADLIKDGHAEAFFGPVIPALTELAATKKLRILPLKEEALESLKKKWGYDYQAIPAGTQLVPQVTLERDALAVVEWQVFVCRKDLPDDVVYAFTKTFLSRAETIRKLHAELAAFDPSTAWKDVGGPLHPGAEKCFRDLGYMK; encoded by the coding sequence ATGGGATTCTTCAATAAATCCGCCATAACTAAAGCCCAAGGAATCGCCATAGTAGTGATAATCTTGGTGGCAGCGATAGCCATAGGGGCCTATTACGCGACCGCGCCAAAGCCGGGCCCCAAGCCGCTGAAGATCACGATATCCGCTGGGCCGAGCGGAGGCATGTGGTACATACTTTGTGGGAAGTTATCGGACATGCTCAAGGAGGACTATCCGGGCTCCCTAATCACCGTGATGGAGGGCGGAGGCCTCGCTAACTTGGAGAGAGTAAATGATGGCACGGCGGACTTCGGAACAACGATGGCCCATTATTATAAGCAAGCCTTGGAGGGACCTTGGGATCCTGATAGGAAGGATCAGCCGCTTGCGAAGCAATTGCCGAACCTCAGGGTAATCGCCCGATTCTCGCCCATAAGGCATCTGTTCTGGGTGGTGGATGAGAGCCCATTGAAGTCGATAGAGCAGATAAAGGAGCAGAAATACCCATTAAAGATAGCATCCAGTCCGTGGGGTAGCACTCCCGTATGGGCCATGAAGAGGACCTTAGAGGCATACGGGATAACTTTGAAGGATATCGAGGGCTGGGGCGGGAAGATATTCCCGGTCGCCTACTCCCAAGCGGCAGATCTGATCAAGGATGGACATGCGGAGGCCTTCTTCGGGCCGGTCATACCGGCGCTAACCGAATTGGCCGCTACGAAAAAGCTCAGGATACTCCCGCTTAAGGAGGAGGCCCTTGAGTCGCTGAAGAAGAAATGGGGCTACGATTATCAAGCCATACCAGCGGGGACTCAACTGGTGCCGCAAGTGACCCTTGAAAGGGATGCGTTGGCGGTTGTGGAATGGCAGGTCTTCGTATGCCGCAAGGACCTTCCGGACGATGTTGTATATGCCTTCACTAAGACTTTCCTCTCGAGGGCCGAAACCATAAGGAAGCTCCATGCCGAGCTGGCTGCATTCGATCCATCGACCGCTTGGAAGGATGTCGGGGGCCCGCTTCATCCCGGGGCGGAGAAATGCTTCAGGGATCTCGGGTATATGAAGTGA
- the cysK gene encoding cysteine synthase A yields MRANICDLIGNTPLMKLNISHEGEDFEILAKLEFMNPSGSVKDRIAKYIIEQAERSGILRKGDTIVEATSGNTGIALSMVAAAKGYKMLVLMPEHMSRERVRIMQDLGADVCLTPKELGFEGAVKRAKEIAERNRGFFYANQFGNPMNVMAHYHYTGREIAQQAGRRIDLFVAGVGTGGTIMGVGRFLRELNSGIKLIAVEPEECAVLAAAKAGRRAELRDHNIPGIGDGFVPEIVNLNEIDDVITVKSDDAIAMASRLNKEHGLMVGISSGANVLATIRALKAYGRDKIAATVLPDRVERYFSTELFSEEYIRSALRACKLDRECLFLL; encoded by the coding sequence ATGAGGGCCAATATATGCGATTTAATAGGGAATACCCCTCTAATGAAGCTGAATATATCCCACGAAGGGGAGGACTTTGAGATCCTCGCCAAATTGGAGTTCATGAATCCCAGCGGGAGCGTTAAGGATAGGATCGCCAAATATATCATCGAGCAAGCGGAGAGGAGCGGGATCCTTAGGAAGGGCGATACAATCGTGGAAGCCACGAGCGGGAACACGGGCATAGCTCTCTCGATGGTAGCCGCCGCGAAGGGATACAAGATGCTCGTCCTAATGCCCGAGCACATGAGCAGGGAAAGGGTGAGGATCATGCAGGACTTGGGCGCTGATGTTTGCCTCACCCCCAAGGAGCTCGGATTCGAGGGCGCCGTCAAAAGGGCCAAGGAAATAGCCGAGAGGAACAGGGGCTTCTTCTACGCCAATCAATTCGGGAACCCGATGAATGTCATGGCCCATTACCATTATACAGGAAGGGAGATAGCTCAACAAGCGGGGCGGAGGATAGATCTATTCGTAGCGGGCGTTGGGACCGGCGGGACCATAATGGGTGTTGGGAGGTTTCTTAGGGAGCTGAACAGCGGGATCAAGTTGATAGCCGTTGAGCCCGAGGAATGCGCGGTCCTAGCGGCCGCGAAGGCCGGGCGCAGGGCCGAATTGAGGGATCATAACATACCCGGGATAGGGGATGGATTCGTGCCGGAGATCGTGAACCTCAATGAGATAGATGATGTCATAACGGTCAAAAGCGATGATGCCATAGCCATGGCCAGCAGGCTCAATAAGGAGCATGGCCTTATGGTCGGCATCTCCTCCGGCGCAAATGTCTTGGCGACCATAAGGGCATTGAAGGCGTACGGAAGGGATAAGATCGCCGCGACGGTGCTGCCCGATAGGGTCGAGAGATATTTCAGCACAGAGCTATTCTCCGAGGAGTACATAAGGAGCGCGTTGAGGGCTTGCAAGCTGGATAGGGAATGCCTCTTCCTCTTGTAG